One region of Hydrogenobaculum sp. Y04AAS1 genomic DNA includes:
- a CDS encoding acetyl-CoA carboxylase biotin carboxylase subunit gives MIKKLLIANRGEIAVRIIRTAKEMGIKTVAIYSEADKNALHVEMADEAICIGPPKASDSYLNIPSIMAAAEVTKADAIHPGYGFLSENPTFAEIVQASNIKFVGPPSEVIELSGDKVKAKEIAKKAGVPVVPGSDGEVSFLEAKDIAHKIGYPAVLKAAAGGGGRGIRIVRDDKELLEVMQTAMSEAKNAFGDERIYIEKYLINPKHIEVQILSDGRNVITLGERECSLQRRHQKIIEESPSASISDSERELLYEYAVRFAKAINYIGAGTVEFLYTEGQFYFIEMNARIQVEHPVTEMTTSVDIVSYQLLIADEGDLDIGSIKPKGFAIECRINAEDPITFMPSVGVVEKLRLPGGFGVRVDTHLYQGYTIPQYYDSLLAKIIAHGKNKEEAIDRMKRAINEAKIEGKSLKSNLDLHKKLLDTTEFKKNEHHVRFLENMI, from the coding sequence ATGATTAAAAAGCTACTTATAGCAAACAGAGGCGAAATTGCTGTAAGAATCATAAGAACCGCCAAAGAGATGGGCATAAAAACGGTGGCTATTTACTCCGAAGCAGATAAAAATGCTTTACACGTGGAGATGGCAGATGAAGCAATATGTATAGGTCCACCAAAGGCATCGGATAGTTATTTAAATATTCCTTCCATAATGGCGGCTGCAGAAGTCACAAAAGCAGACGCCATACATCCAGGATACGGCTTTTTGTCGGAAAATCCAACATTTGCAGAAATAGTTCAGGCTAGCAATATAAAGTTTGTGGGACCACCTTCAGAAGTTATAGAGTTAAGTGGTGATAAGGTAAAGGCAAAGGAAATAGCAAAAAAAGCCGGAGTACCGGTAGTGCCAGGAAGCGACGGCGAAGTAAGCTTTTTAGAAGCAAAGGATATAGCTCACAAAATAGGATATCCAGCTGTGTTAAAAGCGGCAGCCGGTGGCGGTGGTAGAGGCATAAGGATAGTAAGAGACGACAAAGAGCTCCTTGAGGTGATGCAAACGGCCATGAGCGAAGCAAAAAATGCCTTTGGAGATGAAAGGATATATATAGAAAAGTATCTTATAAACCCAAAGCACATAGAAGTACAAATACTATCTGATGGGAGAAACGTTATAACCTTAGGAGAAAGAGAATGTTCTTTACAAAGAAGACATCAAAAGATAATAGAAGAATCACCTTCTGCTTCAATATCCGATTCTGAAAGAGAACTGCTCTACGAATACGCCGTAAGGTTTGCAAAAGCTATAAACTATATAGGTGCTGGTACTGTAGAGTTTCTCTACACAGAAGGGCAATTTTATTTCATAGAAATGAACGCTCGCATACAAGTAGAGCATCCTGTAACCGAAATGACCACAAGTGTTGACATAGTATCTTATCAGCTTTTAATAGCGGATGAAGGCGATCTCGACATAGGCTCTATAAAACCAAAGGGATTTGCCATAGAATGTAGAATAAATGCAGAAGACCCTATAACCTTCATGCCTTCTGTGGGTGTTGTTGAAAAACTAAGACTACCCGGTGGGTTCGGGGTAAGAGTAGATACTCATCTTTACCAAGGCTATACCATACCTCAATATTACGACTCTCTTTTAGCCAAGATAATAGCTCACGGCAAAAACAAAGAAGAAGCTATAGATCGTATGAAAAGAGCCATTAACGAAGCAAAGATAGAAGGAAAATCTCTAAAATCAAATTTGGATCTTCACAAAAAGCTTTTAGACACAACAGAGTTTAAAAAAAATGAGCATCATGTAAGATTTTTAGAAAACATGATATAA
- a CDS encoding DUF167 domain-containing protein codes for MILRVKVKPNAKTVSVEQLEDKSLKISIKSPPVNGKANEELIKVLSEFLKVSKSKINIKAGKSSREKLVEIYD; via the coding sequence ATGATTTTAAGGGTAAAAGTAAAACCAAACGCAAAAACCGTTTCGGTGGAGCAATTAGAAGATAAAAGTTTAAAAATAAGTATAAAATCTCCGCCGGTAAATGGTAAAGCCAACGAAGAACTCATCAAAGTGCTATCGGAATTTCTAAAGGTGTCAAAATCTAAGATAAATATAAAAGCTGGAAAAAGCTCCAGAGAAAAGCTTGTGGAAATATATGATTAA
- a CDS encoding citryl-CoA lyase — translation MEKKWRTGITLHKGEDTYIRGYKLLDLVGNLSFSQAIYLILKGELPSEKEAKMMDAIFVSVIDHGIAPPSVIAARAVASGGNTLNVGVAAGVATFGSAHGGALEDAMKFMQDNIDKNIEKLVKEYLENKKPIPGFGHKYYKEFDPRTKRLMDIAKSLGFYDRYCAFAEKVEEEIFKQKGKKLVLNVDGAIAAVTSEMGFDWRLGKGFFIIGRVPGLVAHVYEELTKEKPFSKRLNEEEETEYTGIEPRELPQEFKKF, via the coding sequence ATGGAAAAGAAATGGCGCACCGGTATCACTCTTCACAAAGGCGAAGATACCTATATAAGAGGTTACAAGCTATTGGACTTGGTAGGTAACCTTAGCTTTTCGCAAGCGATATACCTCATATTAAAGGGTGAGTTGCCGTCTGAAAAAGAAGCTAAAATGATGGATGCTATCTTTGTATCTGTGATAGACCACGGTATAGCTCCGCCTTCTGTAATAGCTGCAAGGGCTGTAGCTTCTGGGGGGAATACGCTAAACGTAGGTGTAGCTGCTGGTGTTGCTACATTTGGTTCTGCTCACGGTGGGGCTTTGGAAGATGCAATGAAGTTTATGCAAGACAACATAGACAAAAATATAGAAAAGCTTGTAAAAGAATATCTTGAAAATAAAAAACCAATACCTGGTTTTGGACACAAATACTATAAAGAATTCGATCCAAGAACAAAGAGGTTGATGGATATAGCTAAATCTTTGGGCTTTTACGATAGATATTGTGCTTTTGCCGAAAAAGTAGAAGAAGAAATATTTAAGCAAAAAGGTAAAAAGCTTGTGCTAAACGTAGACGGTGCCATAGCTGCCGTTACATCGGAAATGGGGTTTGATTGGAGGCTTGGAAAAGGATTTTTTATAATAGGAAGGGTTCCTGGGCTTGTGGCTCATGTATACGAAGAACTTACCAAAGAAAAGCCCTTTAGCAAAAGATTAAACGAAGAAGAAGAAACTGAATACACCGGGATAGAACCAAGAGAGCTACCTCAAGAGTTTAAAAAGTTTTAA
- the moeB gene encoding molybdopterin-synthase adenylyltransferase MoeB yields the protein MFDFTEEQIKRYARHIILPEVGGAGQKKISQAKILVIGAGGLGSPAIYYLTAAGVGTLGIVDFDKVDYSNLQRQIIHTEDRVGMSKVESAAMTVKALNKDVNVITYNTMINKDNVMDIIKDYDIILDGTDNFPTRFLINDACYFLGKKLVSAAMLRFEGQITVFNYEDKENSPCYRCLFPEPPPQGLVPTCQEAGILGSIGGIMGAIQATEALKLVIGCGEPLIGKLLIMDALSMDFRKVNLRKDKSCPLCGENAHIKELIEYEQTCDVHF from the coding sequence ATGTTTGATTTCACTGAGGAGCAAATTAAAAGATATGCAAGACATATAATATTACCAGAAGTAGGCGGTGCTGGACAAAAAAAGATAAGCCAAGCCAAAATTTTAGTGATAGGTGCAGGTGGACTTGGATCACCAGCCATATATTACTTAACAGCTGCTGGGGTTGGCACGCTTGGTATTGTAGATTTTGATAAAGTAGACTATTCAAATCTCCAAAGGCAAATTATTCATACAGAAGATAGAGTAGGAATGTCTAAGGTTGAATCTGCCGCTATGACGGTAAAAGCTCTGAACAAAGATGTAAACGTTATCACTTACAACACGATGATAAACAAAGACAACGTAATGGATATTATAAAAGATTACGATATAATACTAGATGGCACCGACAACTTTCCCACGAGGTTTTTAATAAACGACGCTTGCTATTTCTTAGGTAAAAAGCTTGTATCCGCCGCAATGCTTAGATTCGAAGGCCAGATAACCGTATTTAATTACGAGGACAAAGAGAACTCTCCTTGCTATAGATGTTTGTTCCCGGAACCACCGCCTCAAGGATTGGTACCCACTTGCCAAGAAGCCGGTATTCTTGGTTCTATCGGTGGTATAATGGGTGCAATACAAGCCACAGAAGCTTTAAAACTTGTAATAGGATGTGGAGAGCCCCTTATAGGTAAACTGCTTATAATGGATGCTTTGTCTATGGATTTTAGGAAAGTCAATTTAAGAAAAGATAAATCTTGTCCACTTTGCGGAGAAAATGCTCATATAAAAGAGCTGATAGAATATGAACAAACCTGCGATGTTCATTTTTAG
- a CDS encoding DegT/DnrJ/EryC1/StrS aminotransferase family protein: MIKIIEPRFTEEDAKVLSDIVLSGHITRGPWTKKFSEAFARFLGVEKVYTVCSGTAALYVILKALSVEGKHVIVPALSFMATIDTVLLAGGIPVVVDVDEYYTMDPNQLEDAIKKYNPVCIIPVHLYGGMADMDSIMSLANKYNIYVLEDAAQAHGASFEGKMAGAIGHVGAFSFYASKNIPMGEGGAISVSDEYISKAINSLIDFGDSPALNLRITEFQAALGFLGLQRIKEQNDKRIKNAEFYNAHISDEIIKPKKRPNSFHVYHLYTLRHKNRDHIIESLKKEDIDARVYYTYTLAGLRNALHLPLDNANRYINELFSIPVHPYLSQEDLEKIVYIINKSL, translated from the coding sequence ATGATAAAGATAATTGAGCCAAGGTTTACGGAAGAAGATGCAAAAGTCTTATCAGACATAGTGCTATCTGGTCATATCACCAGAGGTCCTTGGACTAAGAAATTTTCTGAAGCTTTTGCACGGTTTTTAGGCGTAGAAAAAGTTTATACGGTTTGCTCTGGCACCGCCGCTTTATATGTGATATTAAAAGCCTTAAGCGTTGAAGGTAAACATGTTATAGTCCCAGCTCTTAGCTTTATGGCTACGATAGATACAGTACTTTTGGCGGGTGGTATACCGGTGGTGGTGGATGTGGATGAGTATTACACCATGGATCCAAATCAATTAGAAGATGCTATAAAAAAATACAACCCAGTTTGTATAATACCGGTGCATCTTTATGGTGGTATGGCTGATATGGATTCAATTATGTCGCTTGCAAATAAATACAACATATATGTACTAGAAGATGCAGCCCAAGCTCACGGTGCATCGTTTGAAGGTAAGATGGCTGGTGCTATAGGACATGTGGGAGCTTTTAGTTTTTACGCTTCTAAGAATATTCCAATGGGAGAAGGCGGTGCTATATCAGTTTCCGATGAATATATATCAAAAGCCATAAACTCCTTGATAGATTTTGGAGATTCACCGGCTTTAAACTTAAGAATTACAGAGTTTCAGGCTGCCTTAGGGTTTTTAGGACTTCAAAGGATAAAAGAGCAGAACGATAAGCGTATAAAAAACGCAGAGTTTTACAACGCACATATCAGCGATGAAATCATAAAACCAAAAAAAAGACCAAACTCTTTCCACGTTTATCATCTTTATACGTTAAGGCATAAAAATAGGGACCATATAATAGAATCTCTTAAAAAAGAGGATATAGACGCAAGGGTATATTACACTTATACGCTGGCTGGTCTTAGAAATGCTTTGCATCTGCCACTTGATAATGCTAACAGATATATAAACGAGCTTTTTAGTATACCGGTGCACCCTTACCTTTCTCAGGAGGATTTAGAAAAAATAGTTTATATTATAAACAAAAGCCTATGA
- the hisH gene encoding imidazole glycerol phosphate synthase subunit HisH: protein MIGIIDYGMGNLGSVFKAFDKVGLNPKIINTKDQIKTSDALCLPGVGAFKDAMDNLNSAGLVESVVGFIKSGKPFIGICLGYQLLFEKSYEFGEHKGLSIFKGDVRLFPVGVKIPHVGWNQLWVNKKDGIFKGVENGAFVYFVHSYYVNPQDKGIISTYTDYSVDFASSIEYENVVGLQFHPEKSQEVGLKILSNFKEKYRL from the coding sequence ATGATAGGTATAATAGATTACGGTATGGGCAATTTGGGAAGCGTGTTTAAGGCTTTTGATAAAGTGGGTTTAAACCCTAAGATAATAAACACCAAAGACCAAATAAAAACTTCTGATGCTCTTTGCCTTCCGGGTGTTGGAGCTTTTAAAGATGCAATGGATAATTTGAATAGTGCTGGTCTTGTTGAAAGTGTTGTGGGTTTTATAAAATCTGGTAAACCCTTTATAGGTATTTGTCTTGGATACCAGCTGTTGTTTGAAAAGAGCTATGAGTTTGGTGAACATAAAGGACTTTCTATTTTTAAAGGAGATGTGAGATTATTTCCCGTTGGTGTTAAAATACCTCATGTAGGATGGAACCAGCTTTGGGTAAATAAAAAAGATGGTATTTTTAAAGGTGTAGAAAACGGGGCTTTTGTATACTTTGTGCATTCATATTATGTAAATCCTCAGGATAAAGGAATAATCTCTACCTACACCGATTATAGCGTTGATTTTGCATCTTCTATAGAATACGAGAATGTAGTGGGTTTGCAGTTTCATCCAGAAAAAAGCCAAGAAGTAGGCCTTAAAATACTTTCTAATTTTAAAGAAAAATACAGGCTATGA
- the yaaA gene encoding peroxide stress protein YaaA: MRVLYLTRCANKFSAYSDLDCKQNLFVDGKFSFLQGKRNKAFKLLKAKKPKEGGPLWRIYKDKFWEGLHMHVMPKAVKERIFERTIVLHPIMGMLSPEDKVCKWDVSCQYKSMAFWKEDIQRYILNDDFIVFNFLPSAFDRLLPKETKVVNFKYIIKDKPMKDSSLIKAYTMRYVVEKDVNSIEELKKINFLDFVVSDIQEEGNAITVYMHSEGKYSVKKAGII; this comes from the coding sequence ATGAGAGTGCTTTATCTTACAAGATGTGCCAACAAGTTTAGCGCTTATTCTGATTTGGATTGTAAACAAAATTTGTTTGTCGATGGAAAATTTTCTTTTTTACAAGGAAAAAGAAACAAAGCCTTTAAGCTTTTAAAAGCTAAAAAACCAAAAGAAGGAGGGCCTCTTTGGAGAATATACAAAGACAAGTTTTGGGAAGGGCTTCATATGCACGTCATGCCAAAAGCCGTAAAAGAGAGAATTTTTGAAAGGACGATAGTATTACATCCTATAATGGGTATGCTATCACCAGAGGACAAGGTTTGCAAATGGGATGTTTCTTGTCAGTATAAGTCTATGGCTTTTTGGAAAGAAGATATACAGAGATATATACTTAACGATGATTTTATTGTGTTTAACTTTCTGCCAAGCGCTTTTGATAGGCTTTTACCAAAAGAAACAAAGGTAGTAAACTTTAAATACATAATAAAAGATAAACCCATGAAAGATAGTTCTTTGATAAAAGCTTACACGATGAGATATGTAGTTGAAAAAGACGTAAACAGCATAGAAGAGCTTAAAAAGATAAACTTTTTAGATTTTGTGGTAAGCGATATACAAGAAGAGGGTAACGCTATAACGGTTTATATGCATTCTGAGGGAAAATACTCTGTTAAAAAAGCGGGCATCATATGA
- a CDS encoding glycosyltransferase family 2 protein produces the protein MKISIVIPIYNEEESVGTLYEKIVNTMKKLPYDYEIIAVDDGSTDNTFNKLKEIASKDERLKVISFKRNYGQTAAMFAGFQHASGDVVITIDADLQNDPADIPLLLEKMNEGYDVVSGWRKDRKDPFFSRTLPSKIANYIISNATGVYLHDYGCSLKAYKKDIAKNFRLYGDMHRFLPALAKGLGAKITEVPVSHHPRVYGKSKYGIGRTVRVVLDIFLVKFLNEYINKPLYAFGGIGFVLFSLGFLSGLYLTYDKLINHQEIGQRPLLFLTVLLIISGLQFISTGIIAEVIIRTYYESQDIKPYRIKDAINIEPIDEN, from the coding sequence ATGAAAATTTCTATAGTGATACCAATTTACAACGAGGAAGAAAGCGTAGGAACGCTTTACGAAAAAATCGTAAACACTATGAAGAAGCTTCCCTACGATTATGAAATAATAGCGGTAGATGATGGAAGTACGGACAACACCTTTAACAAGTTAAAGGAAATAGCCTCAAAAGATGAGCGTTTAAAGGTAATAAGCTTTAAAAGAAATTATGGACAAACGGCAGCCATGTTTGCTGGTTTTCAGCACGCTTCTGGAGACGTAGTCATCACTATAGATGCAGATCTTCAAAATGACCCGGCTGATATACCGCTTTTACTTGAAAAAATGAACGAAGGTTACGATGTGGTAAGCGGTTGGCGTAAAGACAGAAAAGACCCGTTTTTTTCAAGGACATTGCCTTCTAAAATTGCCAATTACATAATCTCTAACGCTACAGGTGTTTATCTTCATGATTACGGATGCTCTTTAAAAGCTTACAAAAAAGATATTGCTAAAAACTTTAGACTATACGGAGATATGCATAGATTTTTACCGGCTTTAGCCAAAGGCTTAGGGGCCAAGATAACAGAAGTACCTGTGAGTCATCATCCAAGGGTTTATGGTAAATCAAAATACGGTATAGGGCGCACGGTAAGGGTTGTGCTTGACATATTTTTGGTAAAGTTTTTAAATGAGTATATAAACAAGCCCCTTTATGCTTTTGGGGGCATAGGTTTCGTACTTTTTAGCCTTGGATTTTTATCTGGGCTTTATCTAACCTACGATAAACTTATAAACCATCAAGAGATAGGTCAAAGACCTCTTTTGTTTTTGACAGTCCTTCTAATAATATCTGGTCTTCAGTTTATATCTACTGGCATCATAGCAGAAGTTATTATAAGAACCTATTACGAATCTCAAGATATAAAACCCTATAGGATAAAGGATGCAATAAATATAGAACCAATAGATGAAAATTAA
- a CDS encoding lysylphosphatidylglycerol synthase transmembrane domain-containing protein has protein sequence MKIKILISFLLSFLFLYVFYKTVGFEEAKKEFEALNPIYVGIGFTLYAFSSFLRAYRWHLMIKDINMKDFFLINNVHIFLNNILPARTGEFSFFYMLKKRGINLTKSFWIFALARLMDALALLGFFFGFFFKFYFVAFIVVFGLIMVFLLKHTIAILPNIFILKSLKQNLSTHFESKTAIKLYFISVMSFAFKFLGFYEMAKNIIPMGFFEILPSYVLAELSSILPINGVMGLGTYEFGFSIPSKLTDISLKTSLDLGFITHVFLLVSSSILGILSLLFLKLEHYKEER, from the coding sequence ATGAAAATTAAAATACTGATCTCTTTTCTTTTGAGTTTTTTATTTTTGTATGTGTTTTATAAAACCGTTGGTTTTGAAGAGGCTAAAAAAGAGTTTGAAGCTTTAAACCCCATTTATGTAGGTATTGGTTTTACTCTTTACGCTTTTAGTTCTTTCTTAAGAGCTTATCGCTGGCATCTAATGATAAAAGATATAAACATGAAAGATTTTTTTCTTATAAATAATGTCCATATTTTTTTGAACAACATACTACCGGCTAGGACTGGAGAGTTTAGCTTCTTTTATATGCTTAAAAAGCGTGGAATAAACCTTACAAAATCCTTTTGGATATTTGCTTTGGCTAGGCTCATGGACGCCTTGGCGCTTCTCGGGTTTTTCTTTGGTTTTTTCTTTAAGTTTTATTTTGTGGCTTTTATCGTTGTATTTGGTCTGATAATGGTTTTTTTGCTAAAGCATACTATAGCTATTTTACCAAATATATTTATCTTAAAATCCCTAAAACAAAATCTATCAACTCATTTTGAAAGCAAAACCGCCATAAAGCTTTACTTTATCTCGGTGATGTCTTTTGCTTTTAAGTTTCTTGGATTTTATGAGATGGCAAAAAACATTATACCTATGGGATTTTTTGAGATATTGCCCTCTTATGTTTTAGCAGAGTTAAGCTCTATATTGCCTATAAACGGTGTAATGGGTCTTGGCACTTACGAGTTTGGCTTTTCTATACCGTCAAAACTAACCGATATATCTTTAAAAACTTCTTTGGATCTTGGTTTTATAACCCATGTGTTTTTGCTTGTTTCTTCTTCTATACTTGGTATACTATCTTTATTATTTTTGAAGCTTGAACACTACAAAGAAGAAAGATAG
- a CDS encoding phosphatase PAP2 family protein yields MIKIGIFLIVFGFISIFLFDKDITYFLYVHRDSFVAFKSLIKLITTLGHFDIVFYACTVLMLISFYVKSLRKYILLLSVCLVLSDSAIMLFKFTFGKARPELFLKKDIYGFYFFKSQKEYSSLPSGHTLLNSSIAFSVYLKNKKLGFYLILWSMLVGLSRVLLFMHYVGDVLVSFGMGCLISILVVKLEKLYLSSL; encoded by the coding sequence ATGATTAAAATAGGGATATTTCTTATAGTCTTTGGGTTTATAAGCATATTTTTATTTGATAAGGATATAACATATTTTTTGTATGTCCATAGGGATAGTTTTGTGGCTTTTAAAAGTCTAATAAAACTTATTACAACGCTTGGGCATTTTGACATTGTTTTTTATGCGTGCACGGTGCTTATGCTGATTAGTTTTTATGTTAAAAGCCTAAGAAAGTATATACTCTTACTATCGGTTTGCCTTGTGCTTTCAGATAGTGCTATCATGCTATTTAAGTTTACATTTGGTAAAGCAAGGCCAGAGCTTTTTTTGAAAAAAGATATATATGGGTTTTACTTTTTTAAAAGCCAGAAAGAGTATTCTTCTTTACCCTCTGGACATACGCTCTTAAACAGTTCTATAGCTTTTAGCGTTTATCTTAAAAATAAAAAACTAGGGTTTTATCTTATACTTTGGTCAATGCTGGTGGGTCTATCAAGGGTTTTACTTTTTATGCACTATGTGGGGGATGTGCTTGTGAGTTTTGGTATGGGATGCTTGATATCTATTTTGGTTGTAAAGTTAGAAAAACTCTATCTTTCTTCTTTGTAG